A single genomic interval of uncultured Desulfobacter sp. harbors:
- a CDS encoding radical SAM protein, protein MRYNHIFGPVPSRRLGLSLGVDLVRHKTCTLDCIYCECGPTTNLTIERKKYVPFDEVTAELAHYFENHPDPDYVTFSGSGEPTLNPDIGRIIDFIKEKKAKIRVAVLTNATLLSDPVVRKDLSRADLVMPSLDAVTPQTFKKINRPSGQIDLHEVIDGLKTFAGSFQGEIWLEVFILPGINDDRDELETLGKIIRDINPTRVQLNTLDRPGAVPGLKPASRQDLERVGGIINAANVEIIARVKDLASGDHISDEKMEAMVMETIHRRPCTLDDLTAALNLEKGNLEILMKRLILEDKVEAVQQDRGMFYQTRKDPL, encoded by the coding sequence ATGAGATATAATCATATATTCGGCCCGGTTCCGTCAAGGCGCCTTGGTCTTTCCCTGGGCGTGGATCTTGTCCGTCACAAAACCTGTACCCTGGATTGTATTTACTGCGAATGCGGACCGACGACCAACTTGACCATTGAACGAAAAAAATATGTTCCCTTTGATGAAGTTACAGCAGAACTTGCCCATTACTTTGAAAACCATCCTGACCCGGACTATGTGACCTTTTCAGGTTCGGGAGAGCCCACTTTAAATCCGGACATTGGCAGGATCATTGATTTTATCAAAGAAAAAAAAGCAAAAATCCGGGTGGCTGTATTGACCAATGCTACTTTATTGTCCGACCCCGTAGTCAGAAAAGATCTAAGCAGGGCTGATCTGGTCATGCCCTCATTAGATGCCGTGACCCCCCAGACCTTTAAAAAAATCAACCGGCCTTCCGGGCAAATTGATCTTCATGAGGTTATTGACGGACTCAAAACGTTTGCCGGGTCTTTCCAGGGAGAAATATGGCTGGAGGTGTTTATTCTGCCCGGGATCAACGATGATAGAGACGAACTTGAAACCTTGGGAAAAATCATCCGGGACATTAACCCGACCCGGGTTCAACTCAATACCTTGGACCGGCCCGGGGCTGTACCAGGCCTTAAACCCGCTTCAAGACAGGACCTTGAACGGGTGGGCGGGATAATTAATGCGGCCAATGTGGAGATTATTGCCCGTGTAAAGGATCTGGCATCAGGGGACCATATCAGTGACGAAAAAATGGAAGCCATGGTTATGGAAACCATTCATCGCCGCCCCTGCACTTTAGACGATCTTACTGCGGCGTTGAACCTTGAAAAGGGAAACCTTGAAATTTTGATGAAACGGCTGATCCTGGAAGATAAAGTTGAAGCTGTCCAGCAGGATCGGGGTATGTTTTACCAGACCAGAAAAGATCCCTTGTGA
- the epmA gene encoding EF-P lysine aminoacylase EpmA, with translation MMRPLLLENLKQRSLVMELTRDFFRSMGFIEVETPLRCPSIIPEAHIDPMTSQGAYLQASPELCMKRLLARGADRIFQICKCFRQDERGQRHLPEFTLLEWYAVHQTYEDLMAQCQGLLRHIAQGLGTPGHLVYQGTSLDLANAFERMTVAGAFERFSDVSLNQAIDTGRFDEIISFDIEPHLGIARPCFLYDYPISMASLSAVHPEKPDTAQRFEMYVAGIELANGFTELTDHELQRKRFETENELRIRQGKATLPLPETFLSDLAWMPPAAGIALGVDRLVMLFCDAPDIEQVVAFPPELL, from the coding sequence ATGATGCGTCCCTTATTGCTGGAAAACTTAAAACAAAGATCCCTTGTCATGGAACTGACAAGGGATTTTTTCCGTTCCATGGGCTTTATCGAGGTGGAAACCCCGCTTCGGTGCCCATCAATCATTCCCGAAGCCCATATTGATCCAATGACATCCCAGGGCGCATATCTGCAAGCCTCTCCGGAACTGTGCATGAAACGGCTTTTGGCCCGGGGCGCAGACCGGATTTTTCAGATCTGCAAATGCTTTCGTCAGGATGAGCGCGGTCAGCGACATTTGCCTGAATTTACGCTTCTTGAGTGGTATGCCGTCCACCAGACCTATGAAGACCTCATGGCGCAGTGCCAGGGACTTTTACGCCATATTGCACAAGGCTTGGGCACACCGGGACACTTGGTCTATCAGGGCACGTCCCTGGACCTTGCGAATGCCTTTGAGCGGATGACGGTTGCCGGGGCTTTTGAGCGCTTTTCCGATGTCTCTTTGAACCAGGCCATTGATACCGGGCGCTTTGATGAGATTATAAGTTTTGACATTGAACCCCATTTAGGCATAGCCCGTCCCTGTTTTCTCTATGATTACCCCATATCCATGGCCAGTCTTTCGGCGGTCCATCCTGAAAAACCGGATACAGCCCAACGGTTTGAAATGTATGTTGCAGGCATTGAGCTGGCCAACGGGTTCACGGAATTGACCGACCATGAACTTCAAAGAAAACGGTTTGAAACGGAAAATGAACTGCGCATCAGGCAAGGGAAGGCAACACTGCCGCTGCCCGAAACGTTTTTATCCGACCTCGCCTGGATGCCGCCCGCTGCCGGGATCGCCCTTGGCGTGGACCGTCTGGTCATGCTGTTCTGCGATGCCCCGGATATTGAACAGGTTGTTGCTTTCCCACCCGAGTTGCTGTAA
- a CDS encoding selenium metabolism-associated LysR family transcriptional regulator: MDLWQLHIFVSVVEQKSFSRASEKIHLSQPTVSTHIKELEAHFQCRLLDRLGKVTEPTRAGAILYDYAKRMLALKQETQSAMLDFLGHTKGQLIIGGSSIPAGYILPRMMGSFKAAFPDVSILLTVGDTGQITRAVKNGELELGVVGAKTSDPDIVQEKLIEDEMKLVVPSGHEWADRTSVTCKALLSQPFIAREQGSGTWKTVIAGMEKAGVDASRLEPAVTMGNSVSVIQGILNNVGISILSTIAVAEELARGRLHALSVEDLDLSRHFYLTQSRKRTRSPICEKFIHFLKDQVLV; encoded by the coding sequence GTGGACTTGTGGCAGCTTCATATTTTTGTTTCCGTGGTTGAGCAGAAAAGTTTTTCCAGAGCGTCGGAAAAGATTCATTTATCCCAGCCAACAGTGTCCACCCATATCAAAGAACTGGAGGCGCATTTCCAATGCCGCCTGTTGGACAGGCTGGGCAAGGTGACCGAGCCCACCCGGGCCGGTGCCATCCTCTATGACTACGCCAAACGGATGCTGGCGCTGAAGCAGGAAACCCAGTCCGCCATGCTGGATTTTTTAGGGCATACCAAAGGACAACTTATCATCGGCGGATCATCCATCCCGGCCGGATATATTCTTCCCAGGATGATGGGGTCATTTAAAGCCGCTTTTCCGGATGTATCCATCCTTTTGACGGTCGGGGATACAGGCCAGATCACCCGGGCTGTCAAAAACGGTGAACTGGAATTGGGTGTGGTGGGTGCAAAAACCAGTGACCCCGATATTGTCCAGGAGAAACTGATTGAAGATGAAATGAAACTTGTCGTGCCCTCCGGTCATGAATGGGCGGACAGGACAAGTGTGACCTGCAAGGCGTTGTTGTCCCAGCCATTTATTGCCAGGGAGCAGGGGTCAGGCACCTGGAAAACCGTTATCGCCGGCATGGAAAAGGCGGGTGTTGACGCATCCCGGCTTGAGCCTGCCGTGACCATGGGCAATTCCGTTTCAGTCATTCAGGGTATTCTCAATAATGTGGGGATTTCCATTCTTTCCACCATCGCGGTGGCTGAGGAACTGGCCAGGGGACGTCTCCATGCCCTCAGTGTTGAAGACCTTGACCTGTCCAGGCATTTTTACCTGACCCAGTCTCGGAAGAGAACCCGATCTCCGATATGTGAAAAATTTATTCATTTCTTAAAGGACCAGGTATTGGTCTGA
- a CDS encoding argininosuccinate synthase — protein MAKEKVVLAYSGGLDTSVILKWLLEQGYEVFAYMADIGQDEDFQAAEQKALKIGASKVFIEDMKKEFVTDYIFPVFKSNTVYEGRYLLGTAIARPIIAKKQIEIAKEVGAQYVSHGATGKGNDQVRFELSYYALNPAIKVIAPWKNPDFLNAFQGRSDLLAYAEKHGIPTKQTAAKPYSEDDNLLHISHEAGILEDPGAVCDESIYSRTVSPEKAPDTPTRITIEFKNGIPVKVKNLEDGTEKTDALDLFLYLNQLGAENGIGRLDMVENRFVGIKSRGVYETPGGAILHEAHKDIEGIAMDREVMRLRDMLATKLGELVYYGFWFSPEMEFLMAAIDKSQELIDGEVTLKLFKGVAYPIARTSPSSLYNQNLSSMDITGGYNQEDAEGFIRVSAIRLMAHRDITGRN, from the coding sequence ATGGCAAAGGAAAAAGTGGTTCTGGCGTATTCGGGCGGACTTGATACGTCGGTTATCCTCAAATGGCTGCTGGAACAGGGCTATGAAGTATTTGCATACATGGCTGACATTGGCCAGGATGAAGATTTTCAGGCGGCAGAACAAAAAGCCCTTAAAATCGGTGCGTCAAAAGTATTCATCGAAGATATGAAAAAGGAATTTGTCACCGATTATATATTCCCTGTTTTCAAGTCAAATACGGTTTATGAAGGCCGTTATCTTTTAGGTACAGCCATTGCCCGTCCCATCATTGCCAAAAAGCAGATTGAAATCGCAAAGGAAGTAGGCGCCCAGTATGTGTCCCACGGCGCCACAGGCAAAGGAAACGACCAGGTTCGGTTTGAGCTCTCCTACTATGCCCTGAATCCGGCTATAAAAGTCATTGCACCGTGGAAAAATCCGGACTTTCTCAATGCCTTCCAGGGCCGTTCCGACCTTCTGGCCTATGCGGAAAAGCATGGGATTCCCACCAAGCAGACCGCAGCCAAGCCTTATAGCGAAGATGACAACCTGCTGCACATTTCCCATGAAGCGGGTATCCTTGAAGATCCCGGCGCAGTATGCGATGAAAGCATCTATTCCCGCACCGTATCCCCTGAAAAGGCCCCGGACACCCCCACACGCATCACCATTGAATTCAAAAACGGCATCCCGGTCAAGGTAAAAAATTTGGAAGACGGCACCGAAAAAACAGATGCCCTGGATTTATTTTTGTACCTGAATCAGTTAGGTGCCGAGAATGGGATAGGCCGTCTTGACATGGTGGAAAACCGATTTGTGGGCATTAAATCCAGGGGGGTTTATGAGACTCCGGGCGGTGCCATTCTGCACGAGGCACACAAGGACATTGAAGGCATTGCCATGGACCGGGAGGTCATGCGTCTTCGGGATATGCTGGCAACCAAACTCGGTGAACTGGTTTACTATGGCTTCTGGTTCAGTCCTGAAATGGAATTTCTTATGGCAGCAATTGACAAAAGCCAGGAACTCATTGACGGCGAAGTGACCCTGAAACTGTTTAAAGGTGTGGCCTACCCGATCGCCAGAACCTCACCATCTTCCCTGTACAACCAGAACCTGTCCTCCATGGACATCACCGGCGGCTACAACCAGGAAGATGCCGAAGGTTTCATCCGCGTCAGCGCCATCCGCCTGATGGCCCACAGGGACATCACCGGTAGGAACTAA
- a CDS encoding AAA family ATPase — MPIWDWSQSNPVVHISFGAGVARSVEELQETCDEMLYDHSRAFGIEYHKKSRKGRFAELIQTLYENSGRRVVVLVDEYDKPILDSIEDTTLAIAIREELKNFYSVIKDADPYIEFVLITGVSKFSKVSLFSGLNNLKDISLDKRFSDICGYTQEELETVFACWLDNNVDLATVKTWYNGYNWLGREVYNPFDILLYLDSREFSNFWFETATPTFLIRLMQEKQYYIPKLHDLKASEKILGSFDVDRLEIETLLFQTGYLTIKATQRMGGMRQFQLCYPNQEVRQSLSDYILSFLTDTTVAQEDNKFALYEALADNDFHGLKQTLQAFFSSIPHDWYRKNQLANYEGYYASIVYCYFAALGVDIRVEDATNHGRIDMTIKLGTHIYIFEFKVVELIPDGHALGQIKEKDYAGKYRTQGVSIHLIGVTFSSKTRNIIDFEVES; from the coding sequence TTGCCAATCTGGGACTGGAGTCAAAGCAATCCTGTGGTGCACATCAGTTTTGGTGCCGGTGTGGCCAGAAGTGTCGAAGAACTTCAGGAAACATGTGATGAAATGTTGTATGATCACAGCCGGGCGTTTGGCATTGAGTATCACAAAAAAAGCCGCAAGGGGCGCTTTGCCGAACTGATTCAAACGCTTTATGAAAACAGCGGGCGCCGGGTGGTGGTGTTGGTGGATGAATATGACAAGCCGATTCTGGACAGTATTGAAGACACAACGCTTGCCATTGCCATTCGTGAGGAACTCAAAAACTTCTATTCCGTAATCAAGGATGCAGACCCCTATATTGAGTTCGTACTCATCACCGGGGTATCCAAATTCAGCAAGGTTTCCTTGTTCAGCGGATTGAACAATCTCAAGGATATTTCCTTGGACAAGCGTTTTTCTGATATTTGCGGTTATACACAGGAGGAATTGGAGACCGTATTTGCCTGCTGGCTGGATAATAACGTGGATCTGGCCACGGTTAAGACCTGGTACAACGGTTACAACTGGCTGGGCCGGGAGGTCTACAATCCCTTTGATATCCTGCTCTATCTGGATAGCAGGGAATTCAGCAATTTCTGGTTTGAAACCGCGACACCGACATTTTTGATCCGCCTGATGCAGGAAAAACAATATTATATCCCTAAATTGCATGACCTGAAGGCCAGTGAGAAAATCCTGGGCAGCTTTGATGTGGATCGGCTGGAAATCGAAACACTTTTGTTTCAAACCGGTTATTTGACCATCAAGGCAACACAGCGCATGGGCGGCATGCGTCAATTTCAGCTCTGCTATCCCAATCAGGAGGTACGGCAGAGCCTGAGCGACTATATTCTCTCCTTTCTCACCGATACCACCGTTGCCCAGGAAGATAACAAGTTCGCCTTGTATGAAGCGTTAGCTGATAATGATTTTCATGGGTTAAAACAGACACTGCAGGCGTTTTTTTCCTCTATTCCCCACGACTGGTACCGGAAAAATCAGCTGGCAAATTACGAGGGCTATTACGCCTCCATCGTGTACTGCTATTTTGCCGCCCTTGGCGTAGATATACGTGTGGAAGACGCTACCAATCACGGCCGTATTGACATGACGATTAAGCTTGGCACACATATTTATATTTTCGAATTCAAGGTTGTGGAACTTATCCCTGATGGCCACGCTTTGGGGCAGATCAAGGAAAAAGATTATGCCGGAAAGTATCGTACCCAAGGGGTTTCCATTCATTTGATAGGCGTAACCTTTTCAAGCAAAACGCGAAATATAATAGATTTTGAGGTGGAATCATAG
- a CDS encoding histone deacetylase has protein sequence MLNAPHKTGLVFFPAFDWAIDPTHPEREERLLYTQDQVTEEGVFDVPEIIEYKPEIVTPKDIQRAHFCVPDEQTVTTESHLISAGGAKAIANAVMLKEVKNGFALVRPPGHHSMRVTHGGRGFCHINIEAIMVEYIRSQFGVKRIAVIDTDCHHGDGSDDIFWHDPDVLFISLHQDGRTMYPGTGFPRDLGGPNAKGSNLNIPLPPGTSTDGYLYVIENCVLPVLEAFKPDLVVNSAGQDNHYTDPLTNMNFSAQGYARLTDMLKPDIAVLEGGYAIEGALPYVNLGIILAMAGIDYSGVVEPDYNPERLKQSVSITDNIKRTCDQIMTYWNQRYEMREAAGEPGQIITRHREVFYDTDNIFDRQKEKIRVCRDCGGSFEVDSNATPGHHILGVHIPINACNACREQGYEFYDQADNTKYQRIYLQDRTKDLYEVKQ, from the coding sequence ATGTTAAACGCACCTCATAAAACCGGGCTGGTCTTTTTTCCTGCATTTGACTGGGCCATTGACCCCACCCATCCTGAAAGGGAAGAGCGGCTTTTGTATACCCAGGACCAGGTCACTGAAGAAGGGGTTTTTGATGTACCCGAGATTATAGAGTACAAGCCTGAAATTGTAACGCCCAAGGATATACAAAGAGCCCATTTCTGTGTACCTGATGAACAGACCGTTACAACCGAATCCCATCTGATATCGGCAGGCGGCGCCAAGGCCATCGCCAATGCCGTTATGCTAAAGGAGGTAAAAAACGGCTTTGCCCTGGTCAGACCGCCTGGACATCATTCCATGCGGGTGACCCACGGGGGCCGGGGGTTCTGTCATATCAATATTGAAGCGATAATGGTGGAGTATATTCGGTCTCAGTTTGGCGTCAAACGCATTGCCGTTATTGATACGGACTGCCACCACGGGGACGGCTCCGACGATATTTTCTGGCATGATCCTGATGTGCTCTTTATCTCGCTGCACCAGGACGGCCGGACCATGTATCCGGGCACAGGCTTTCCCAGGGACCTGGGCGGTCCCAATGCCAAGGGGTCAAATTTGAATATCCCGCTTCCTCCGGGTACGTCCACTGATGGGTATCTTTATGTTATTGAAAATTGTGTGCTGCCGGTACTTGAGGCATTCAAACCTGATCTTGTGGTAAATTCCGCCGGCCAGGACAATCACTACACAGACCCTTTGACCAATATGAATTTTTCAGCCCAGGGGTATGCCCGCTTGACTGATATGCTTAAACCGGACATTGCGGTTCTTGAGGGGGGATACGCAATTGAAGGTGCCCTGCCTTATGTCAATTTGGGCATTATCCTCGCCATGGCAGGTATTGATTATTCCGGCGTGGTGGAACCGGATTACAACCCGGAAAGGCTCAAGCAGTCGGTGAGTATTACGGATAACATCAAAAGGACCTGCGATCAGATCATGACCTACTGGAACCAGCGGTATGAAATGAGAGAAGCCGCCGGTGAACCCGGACAGATTATAACCCGTCATCGTGAAGTTTTTTATGACACGGACAATATTTTTGACCGCCAGAAAGAAAAAATCCGGGTATGCAGGGATTGCGGCGGTAGTTTTGAGGTGGATTCCAATGCCACGCCAGGCCATCATATTCTGGGCGTTCATATTCCCATCAATGCCTGCAACGCCTGCCGGGAGCAGGGCTATGAATTTTATGATCAGGCTGATAACACCAAGTATCAGCGCATCTATCTTCAGGATCGGACAAAGGATCTATACGAGGTTAAGCAATAG
- the coaD gene encoding pantetheine-phosphate adenylyltransferase has protein sequence MITRKRTIAIYPGSFDPLTNGHLDVIRRAQEIFDHVVVGVLYNASKRTPLFSPEERISIIKECFEDPLVELDPARIEVETFDGLLVEYARIKNAVAIIRGMRALSDFESEFQMALMNRKLNREVQSVFLMTGSRWIFTSSSIIKEVARYGGDISDMVPKPVERRVKEKFFQTVTSKR, from the coding sequence ATGATTACCCGAAAACGGACAATTGCCATTTACCCCGGGTCCTTTGATCCCTTGACAAACGGACACCTTGACGTCATCAGACGCGCTCAGGAAATTTTTGACCATGTGGTCGTGGGAGTGCTGTACAATGCGTCTAAAAGAACACCGTTGTTCTCCCCCGAGGAGCGTATCTCCATAATCAAAGAATGTTTTGAAGACCCATTGGTAGAGTTGGATCCCGCAAGGATTGAGGTAGAGACCTTTGATGGACTTCTTGTTGAATATGCCCGAATAAAAAACGCCGTGGCCATAATCCGGGGTATGCGGGCATTGTCTGATTTTGAAAGTGAATTTCAGATGGCGCTGATGAACAGAAAACTCAACAGGGAGGTCCAGTCCGTCTTTCTGATGACAGGATCGCGTTGGATTTTTACCTCATCATCCATTATTAAAGAGGTCGCCCGGTATGGCGGGGACATTTCCGATATGGTTCCCAAGCCCGTGGAACGTAGGGTGAAGGAGAAATTTTTTCAGACAGTGACGTCCAAGCGCTAA
- a CDS encoding HD domain-containing protein codes for MSVDVEQKMLEMMQAKKIFRKKYKRANQLFNDLVKSQKLRLEGISREKEDDLVPDKINVKKSIQSLNEIRKILFETDRLILNSMKDYFSTDNYLFQHSFGVCYIGTIVLNRFNELFSQYIDNMLTAKFKENLEHYRQDEMAPFFYYPPEAVRTISMGYLAHDIGKLMIPDSILNKKSELSRQEFIEMQKHVGEYGTSFLKMNGIYDVYVENIIKYHHAAIYLNEKKTYPVYRSPSDLPPYVKICKLADIYSAMTLKRSYSEAVNPAKVVNTIFRKYSGRDPILQLILYSFVKELGTCPEGSILTLKNGQSVYVINSQGPEIIIFTDQAGNTIEKADKIINLSSPSSKSQNLVIDGQHLPKTPVEMFDRLPGYLKKFHSE; via the coding sequence GTGTCTGTTGACGTTGAACAGAAGATGCTTGAGATGATGCAGGCAAAAAAAATTTTCCGGAAAAAATACAAACGGGCCAACCAACTGTTCAATGACCTGGTTAAAAGCCAGAAGCTACGATTAGAAGGAATCTCACGAGAAAAAGAAGATGACTTAGTGCCGGACAAAATAAATGTTAAAAAAAGTATTCAATCCCTAAACGAAATCAGGAAAATTCTCTTTGAGACAGACCGGTTGATTTTGAACAGCATGAAAGACTATTTTTCTACCGACAACTATCTTTTTCAACACTCATTTGGTGTCTGCTATATCGGCACCATTGTATTGAACCGGTTCAACGAGCTTTTTTCGCAGTATATCGACAACATGCTCACTGCCAAATTTAAAGAAAATTTAGAACACTATCGGCAGGATGAGATGGCGCCGTTTTTTTACTACCCTCCTGAAGCCGTGCGCACCATCTCCATGGGTTATCTCGCCCACGATATAGGCAAACTAATGATCCCGGATTCCATTTTAAACAAAAAAAGTGAATTAAGTCGGCAGGAGTTCATAGAAATGCAAAAACATGTCGGGGAATATGGAACGTCCTTTTTGAAAATGAACGGTATTTACGACGTCTATGTGGAAAATATTATCAAATACCACCACGCAGCAATCTATCTTAACGAAAAAAAGACGTATCCTGTTTACCGCTCCCCTTCAGACCTGCCGCCGTATGTCAAAATTTGCAAACTGGCAGACATATACAGCGCCATGACTTTAAAACGCAGCTACAGCGAAGCGGTCAATCCAGCCAAAGTGGTCAATACGATTTTTCGGAAATATTCAGGGCGCGATCCCATTTTGCAGCTTATACTCTATTCATTTGTCAAAGAACTTGGAACCTGTCCAGAGGGAAGTATTCTGACGTTGAAAAACGGCCAGTCAGTCTATGTGATAAACAGCCAGGGGCCTGAGATTATAATCTTTACCGACCAGGCCGGCAATACGATTGAAAAAGCGGATAAGATCATTAATCTTTCCAGCCCTAGCAGCAAAAGTCAAAATCTGGTTATTGACGGTCAGCATCTTCCCAAGACGCCGGTGGAAATGTTTGACCGGCTTCCCGGATATCTCAAAAAATTTCATTCGGAATAA
- a CDS encoding hydantoinase/oxoprolinase family protein: MILGLDVGGTNTDVVFLSQKGVQKHVKVPTQPDNLFKSVLSGFALILEGVDPGRIKRVVISTTLTTNAIVQQTVTPVGMIVSAGPGIDPENFRTGDQYYAVAGSINHRGREIEPINEIEIQTVGEKFKKAGIEYVGVVGKFCVRNPSHEILIERILNKQFKQIFLGHHVSGNLNFPRRIATTHMNAAVYPLHKEFFQAVEKSLEEMGLTVPIQILKADGGTMTLEASMDFPAQTVLSGPAASIMGAIPYAPEGQDAVVLDIGGTTTDIAFLVDKTPLLEPVGIQRGGYKSLIRSLRTLSKGIGGDSALRVNDEGKLTVGPDRMGPAMAFGGSVPTPTDALVVLGLMEEGDQVRARQGIKSIADQLGMAEKEAAEHIFKICCNIILKKTFEMIDALNAKPVYTVHDFLEGYKFSPDTILLMGGPARFFAKKIQEMYQLETIAVPYASVANAIGAALARTTCEVTVNADTEQGVVTAHEEDFVEPVSKSFSKDDLLETAYSLLKDKAENAGADPDTLNEVEMVEFQEFNIVRNFSPKGKIFRTKIQLKPGLIHGYESMLNPQAS; encoded by the coding sequence ATGATTTTAGGATTAGATGTCGGAGGCACAAACACAGACGTTGTTTTTCTCAGCCAAAAAGGTGTCCAAAAACATGTAAAGGTGCCCACCCAGCCGGACAATTTATTTAAAAGCGTTCTTTCAGGTTTTGCTTTGATTCTTGAGGGTGTTGATCCGGGACGCATTAAGCGGGTTGTTATCTCCACCACCCTGACCACCAATGCCATTGTCCAGCAGACCGTGACACCGGTGGGCATGATCGTTTCGGCCGGGCCGGGCATAGATCCTGAAAATTTCAGGACCGGGGATCAATATTATGCCGTAGCCGGCTCCATCAACCACCGTGGCCGAGAAATAGAGCCGATCAATGAGATTGAAATTCAGACGGTGGGTGAAAAATTTAAAAAGGCGGGTATTGAATATGTAGGGGTTGTGGGTAAATTTTGTGTCAGAAATCCTTCCCATGAAATTTTGATCGAACGGATATTAAACAAGCAGTTTAAACAGATTTTTTTGGGGCACCATGTTTCCGGTAATTTGAATTTTCCCCGGCGTATCGCCACCACTCACATGAACGCGGCCGTATACCCCCTGCATAAAGAATTTTTCCAGGCCGTTGAAAAATCCCTTGAAGAAATGGGGCTCACCGTACCCATTCAGATTCTTAAGGCTGATGGCGGCACCATGACATTGGAAGCCTCAATGGATTTCCCGGCTCAGACGGTTTTATCAGGGCCTGCAGCCAGTATCATGGGGGCTATTCCCTATGCACCTGAAGGCCAGGATGCCGTTGTTCTTGATATCGGCGGAACCACCACGGATATTGCATTTTTGGTGGATAAAACCCCATTGCTTGAGCCCGTGGGCATCCAGCGCGGGGGATATAAGAGTTTGATCCGGTCCCTGCGAACGCTTTCCAAAGGCATTGGCGGTGATTCGGCGTTAAGGGTCAATGACGAAGGTAAACTCACTGTGGGACCGGACCGTATGGGGCCGGCCATGGCGTTTGGCGGATCTGTGCCTACGCCCACGGACGCCCTGGTGGTTTTAGGGCTCATGGAAGAGGGGGATCAGGTTCGGGCCCGCCAGGGTATAAAGTCCATTGCAGATCAGCTGGGCATGGCGGAAAAAGAGGCTGCGGAACATATATTTAAAATTTGTTGCAACATCATTTTGAAAAAAACCTTTGAAATGATAGATGCGTTGAATGCCAAGCCCGTTTATACGGTCCATGATTTCCTTGAAGGGTATAAGTTCAGCCCCGACACGATTCTTCTCATGGGTGGGCCGGCCAGATTTTTCGCCAAGAAAATCCAGGAGATGTATCAGCTTGAGACCATTGCGGTGCCCTATGCATCCGTTGCGAACGCCATTGGCGCAGCCCTTGCCAGGACCACCTGTGAAGTCACGGTGAATGCGGATACTGAGCAGGGCGTTGTCACCGCCCATGAAGAAGATTTTGTTGAACCTGTTTCCAAATCCTTTTCTAAGGATGATCTGCTGGAGACCGCTTACAGCCTGCTTAAGGACAAGGCCGAAAATGCCGGTGCTGATCCTGATACGCTCAACGAGGTGGAAATGGTGGAATTCCAGGAGTTTAACATTGTGCGCAACTTTTCCCCCAAGGGAAAAATTTTTCGGACTAAAATTCAGCTTAAACCCGGCTTGATACATGGGTATGAATCAATGCTTAACCCGCAGGCGTCATAA